In Nocardia asteroides, the following proteins share a genomic window:
- a CDS encoding excinuclease ABC subunit UvrA, which translates to MNGVYGGDDPLAIGVYGARVHNLRDIDVTVPLRTFVAVAGVSGSGKSSLAMGVLYAEGSRRYLEALSTYTRRRMAAAPRAAVDSVVHVPAALALRQRPGVPGVRSTFGTSTELLNVLRLMFSRLAAHRCPNGHRQAPTVEVAMGLELTCPVCGVRFAPPGAESLAFNGDGGCPRCAGTGVVREVDEDALVPDPGRTIAQGAVAPWSMFGLTVMPRVVAEFGVRTDVPYRDLSSAEREVVLRGPAEKRHITVPTKNGKVFEMDFTYRNAVRSVQEALDKSTSERGLARVNRFITARRCPVCHGTRLSERALAPLVAGIDLARATAQTLDELVAWAPGVVAPLPTKMREMAGRLVETLLAMARRLRELGLGYLSLDRASATLSTGERQRVQLARAVRNQTTGVLYVLDEPSIGLHPSNVDGLLGVLRDLLRDGNSVVCVDHDVQVLREAEWIVEMGPGSGTEGGRVLATGTPADLGADARSLLGGFLAGREPVVVRARADTEAMFERGRIRLSTRPIHTVHALEVEIPLGRVTAVTGVSGSGKSTLVLESLVPALAAAAADAPLPAHVESLEAPGITRVDVVDATPIGVNVRSTVATYSGVLDDLRRAYAATPAAVERGLTAADFSYNTGSLRCTRCEGTGQVSLDVQFLPDVDIECPECGGTRYSPAAGEIVWPDGGISLPALMRRTVGEARELTVGLRRVDTRLRRLVDLGLGYLTLGESTPALSGGEAQRLKLAAELGRGQTGSVFVFDEPSVGLHPLDIRTLLAVIQRLDDSGATVIVIEHDLDMIANADYVIDLGPGGGAAGGRIVAAGTPAALARVAGSVTGRYLAGHVTAGGPGSGRTAAS; encoded by the coding sequence ATGAACGGCGTATACGGCGGCGATGATCCGCTCGCGATCGGGGTGTACGGCGCGCGGGTGCACAATCTGCGCGATATCGATGTGACGGTGCCGTTGCGCACGTTCGTCGCGGTGGCGGGGGTGTCGGGGTCGGGGAAGTCGTCGCTGGCGATGGGGGTGTTGTACGCGGAGGGCTCGCGGCGCTACCTCGAGGCGTTGTCGACGTATACGCGGCGGCGGATGGCGGCGGCGCCGCGGGCCGCGGTCGACAGTGTGGTGCACGTGCCCGCCGCGCTGGCGTTGCGGCAGCGGCCCGGGGTGCCGGGGGTGCGCAGCACGTTCGGCACGTCGACGGAGTTGCTGAACGTGCTGCGGTTGATGTTCTCGCGGTTGGCGGCGCATCGGTGCCCGAACGGGCATCGGCAGGCGCCGACCGTCGAGGTGGCGATGGGCCTGGAGCTGACGTGTCCGGTGTGCGGGGTGCGTTTCGCGCCCCCTGGCGCGGAGTCGCTGGCGTTCAACGGTGACGGCGGGTGTCCCCGGTGTGCGGGTACGGGGGTGGTGCGTGAGGTGGACGAGGACGCGTTGGTGCCCGATCCGGGACGCACCATCGCGCAGGGGGCGGTGGCGCCGTGGTCGATGTTCGGGTTGACGGTGATGCCGCGGGTGGTCGCCGAGTTCGGGGTGCGCACCGATGTGCCGTATCGCGATCTGAGCAGTGCCGAACGGGAGGTGGTGTTGCGCGGTCCGGCCGAGAAGCGTCATATCACGGTGCCGACGAAGAACGGCAAGGTGTTCGAGATGGACTTCACCTATCGCAATGCGGTGCGGTCGGTGCAGGAGGCGCTGGACAAGTCGACCAGTGAGCGCGGCCTGGCGCGGGTGAACCGGTTCATCACCGCGCGGCGGTGCCCGGTGTGTCACGGCACCCGGTTGAGCGAGCGGGCGCTGGCGCCGCTGGTCGCGGGGATCGATCTGGCGCGGGCCACGGCCCAGACCTTGGACGAGCTGGTGGCGTGGGCGCCGGGGGTGGTGGCTCCCCTGCCGACCAAGATGCGGGAGATGGCGGGGCGGCTGGTGGAGACATTGCTGGCGATGGCGCGCCGGTTGCGGGAGCTGGGGCTGGGTTATCTGAGTCTGGATCGGGCGAGCGCGACCTTGTCGACGGGAGAGCGGCAGCGGGTGCAGCTGGCGCGTGCGGTGCGCAATCAGACGACCGGGGTGCTGTATGTGCTGGACGAGCCGTCGATCGGCCTGCATCCGTCGAATGTGGACGGGCTGCTGGGGGTGCTGCGCGATCTGCTGCGCGACGGCAATTCGGTGGTGTGTGTCGACCACGACGTGCAGGTGTTGCGCGAGGCCGAGTGGATCGTCGAAATGGGGCCGGGTTCGGGTACCGAGGGCGGCCGGGTGCTGGCCACCGGGACACCGGCCGATCTGGGCGCGGACGCGCGGTCGCTGCTGGGTGGTTTCCTGGCCGGGCGGGAGCCGGTGGTGGTGCGGGCGCGCGCGGACACCGAGGCGATGTTCGAGCGGGGCCGGATCCGCTTGTCCACGCGGCCGATCCACACCGTGCACGCGCTGGAGGTCGAGATTCCGCTGGGTCGGGTGACGGCGGTGACCGGGGTGTCGGGTTCGGGCAAGTCGACACTGGTCCTGGAGAGCCTGGTGCCCGCGCTGGCGGCGGCCGCCGCGGATGCGCCGCTGCCGGCGCATGTCGAATCGCTGGAGGCGCCGGGGATCACGCGGGTGGATGTGGTCGACGCGACGCCGATCGGTGTCAACGTGCGTTCCACCGTCGCGACCTACAGCGGGGTGCTCGACGATCTGCGGCGGGCCTACGCGGCGACACCGGCGGCGGTCGAGCGTGGGCTGACGGCCGCCGATTTCTCCTACAACACCGGGTCGCTGCGGTGCACACGGTGTGAGGGCACCGGGCAGGTGTCGCTGGATGTGCAGTTCCTGCCCGATGTCGACATCGAATGCCCGGAGTGCGGCGGTACCCGCTACTCCCCCGCCGCCGGGGAGATCGTGTGGCCCGACGGCGGGATCAGCCTGCCCGCTCTGATGAGGCGCACGGTCGGCGAGGCGCGGGAGCTCACGGTCGGGCTGCGGCGCGTGGACACCCGGTTGCGGCGGCTGGTCGATCTGGGTCTGGGCTATCTGACGCTCGGTGAGAGCACGCCGGCGCTGTCGGGTGGTGAGGCGCAGCGGCTGAAACTGGCCGCCGAGCTGGGGCGCGGGCAGACGGGCTCGGTGTTCGTGTTCGACGAGCCGAGTGTGGGTCTGCATCCCCTCGACATCCGTACCTTGCTGGCGGTGATCCAGCGGCTCGACGACAGTGGCGCGACGGTGATCGTCATCGAGCACGATCTCGACATGATCGCCAATGCCGACTACGTGATCGATCTGGGTCCCGGCGGTGGCGCGGCCGGTGGACGGATCGTGGCCGCCGGGACACCGGCCGCGCTCGCCCGTGTCGCGGGCAGTGTCACCGGCCGCTACCTGGCCGGTCACGTGACGGCGGGTGGGCCGGGATCGGGGCGCACCGCGGCGAGCTGA
- a CDS encoding MerR family transcriptional regulator: MTGAHTTIGTAAARFGLATHVLRHWEDRGLLTPDRDAAGRRRYRDTDLDTIAMIVLGKKAGLSLDDLALLFTGTPDRATRTRVLHEQRARLLDQLARTRAALDAITHVLDCDAEDFRSCPHFLDQLAAVRPDPGPPAVT, translated from the coding sequence ATGACGGGTGCGCACACCACGATCGGCACGGCCGCGGCCCGCTTCGGCCTGGCCACCCATGTCCTGCGGCACTGGGAGGACCGCGGTCTGCTCACCCCCGACCGCGACGCGGCGGGCCGGCGCCGCTACCGCGACACCGACCTCGACACCATCGCCATGATCGTCCTGGGCAAGAAGGCCGGACTGTCCCTGGACGACCTCGCCCTGCTGTTCACCGGCACCCCCGACCGCGCCACCCGCACCCGGGTCCTGCACGAGCAGCGTGCCCGCCTCCTCGACCAGCTGGCCCGCACCCGCGCCGCCCTCGACGCGATCACCCACGTCCTCGACTGCGACGCCGAGGACTTCCGCAGCTGCCCGCACTTCCTCGATCAGCTCGCCGCGGTGCGCCCCGATCCCGGCCCACCCGCCGTCACGTGA
- a CDS encoding class I SAM-dependent methyltransferase, with translation MTTFDHAQSTSYDQRATRLLGSLYRRIAADIDTATGPGATVVDIGTGPGKLLSRLATRRPDLRLHGIDLSPHMIEIAHRNLTGHTVDLAVADVTDLPYPDAGIDLAVSSLSMHEWPDLDAAARELHRVLRPGGHLTVYDFRFARPGANRRALRTHFGHVDTTTVRLPWHPVGIVTRYRATA, from the coding sequence ATGACCACCTTCGACCACGCCCAGAGCACCAGCTACGACCAGCGCGCCACCCGGCTGCTCGGCAGCCTCTACCGGCGGATCGCCGCCGACATCGACACCGCGACCGGACCCGGCGCCACCGTCGTCGACATCGGCACCGGCCCCGGAAAGCTGCTGTCCCGCTTGGCCACCCGCCGACCCGACCTGCGCCTGCACGGCATCGACCTGTCCCCGCACATGATCGAGATCGCCCACCGCAACCTCACCGGCCACACCGTCGACCTCGCCGTCGCCGACGTCACCGACCTGCCCTACCCCGACGCCGGCATCGATCTGGCGGTATCCAGCCTGAGCATGCACGAATGGCCCGACCTCGACGCCGCCGCCCGCGAACTGCACCGGGTCCTGCGCCCGGGCGGCCACCTCACCGTCTACGACTTCCGCTTCGCCCGCCCCGGCGCGAACCGCCGGGCACTGCGCACCCACTTCGGCCACGTCGACACCACCACCGTGCGCCTCCCGTGGCATCCCGTCGGGATCGTCACCCGCTACCGCGCCACCGCCTAG
- a CDS encoding N-acetylmuramoyl-L-alanine amidase-like domain-containing protein, whose product MRTIVRILLVLAALLGPSAPAFAAPAVDDTTGRAIDDLLAERARSGDISRAELLARLSAHLLGTPYGANMLVGSATEPEQLVIDLRRVDCFTYLDYLEAASRSADRDQFTANLVATRYVDSRVEFTRRKHFFTDWAHTGRIAATDVTASLSPAAVTVTKHLNAKADGGTYLPGLPVVDRAITHIPAAAVDHGVLAGLRTGDFLGAYTPDAGLDVTHVGIVVHTADGPVFRNASSLAEYQVLDTPLADYIRTTPGIVVLRPL is encoded by the coding sequence TTGCGCACCATCGTCCGGATCCTGCTCGTCCTGGCCGCCCTGCTCGGCCCGAGCGCACCGGCGTTCGCGGCACCCGCGGTCGACGACACCACCGGCCGCGCGATCGACGACCTGCTGGCCGAACGCGCCCGATCCGGCGACATCAGCCGCGCGGAACTGCTCGCGCGGCTCTCGGCCCACCTGCTCGGCACCCCGTATGGCGCGAACATGCTCGTCGGCTCGGCCACCGAGCCCGAACAACTCGTGATCGACCTGCGCCGCGTCGACTGCTTCACCTACCTCGACTACCTCGAGGCCGCCTCCCGCTCGGCCGACCGCGACCAGTTCACCGCCAACCTCGTCGCCACCCGCTACGTCGACAGCCGCGTCGAATTCACCCGGCGCAAACACTTCTTCACCGACTGGGCGCACACCGGCCGCATCGCCGCCACCGATGTCACCGCGAGCCTGAGCCCCGCCGCGGTCACCGTCACCAAGCACCTCAACGCCAAGGCCGACGGCGGCACCTACCTGCCCGGCCTGCCCGTGGTCGATCGCGCGATCACCCACATCCCGGCGGCCGCCGTCGATCACGGCGTGCTCGCGGGCCTGCGCACCGGTGACTTCCTCGGTGCCTACACCCCTGACGCCGGCCTCGACGTCACCCATGTCGGCATCGTCGTCCACACCGCCGACGGCCCGGTGTTCCGCAACGCGTCCTCCCTGGCCGAGTACCAGGTGCTCGACACCCCACTGGCCGACTACATCCGCACCACCCCGGGCATCGTGGTCCTGCGTCCACTGTGA
- a CDS encoding NAD(P)-dependent alcohol dehydrogenase → MQAVQYRTPGSAPEVVTVPDPEPGPGQVLLQVTAAGVCHSDIAVMEMPADQLGFPLPLTLGHEGAGRVAALGAGVEGVEIGAMMAVYGPWGCGRCRRCATGAENYCLHARERGIFPPGLGAPGAMAEYLIVDDARHLVPLGELDPVQNVSLTDAGLTPYHAISLSLPKLVPGSTTVVIGAGGLGHVAIQLLRALTATRIIALDLSEDRLDLARRVGAHETVLSDSGAAERIRTLTDGLGAQVILDFVGAPPTTATAAAAAGVAADITVVGLGGGTVPVGFGSLPYETTVTSPYWGTRTELIEVLDLARQGEVSVHVETFALDEAPLAYERLHAGQITGRAVIVPNA, encoded by the coding sequence GTGCAGGCCGTCCAGTACCGCACTCCCGGCTCCGCGCCCGAAGTCGTCACCGTCCCCGATCCGGAACCAGGCCCGGGCCAGGTGCTGTTGCAGGTCACCGCCGCCGGAGTCTGCCACTCCGACATCGCCGTGATGGAGATGCCCGCCGATCAACTCGGCTTCCCGCTGCCGCTGACCCTGGGTCACGAAGGCGCGGGCCGGGTCGCCGCCCTCGGCGCCGGGGTCGAGGGTGTCGAGATCGGCGCCATGATGGCCGTGTACGGGCCGTGGGGATGCGGCCGGTGCCGCCGGTGCGCCACCGGGGCCGAGAACTACTGCCTCCACGCCAGGGAACGCGGCATCTTCCCGCCCGGCCTCGGCGCACCCGGCGCGATGGCCGAATACCTGATCGTCGACGACGCCCGTCATCTCGTGCCCCTGGGCGAGCTCGACCCGGTGCAGAACGTCTCGCTCACCGACGCCGGACTCACCCCGTACCACGCGATCTCGCTGTCGCTGCCCAAACTCGTGCCCGGCAGCACCACCGTCGTCATCGGTGCCGGCGGGCTCGGGCACGTCGCCATCCAGCTGCTGCGCGCGCTCACCGCCACCCGCATCATCGCCCTGGACCTGTCCGAGGACCGCCTCGACCTGGCCCGCCGGGTCGGCGCCCACGAGACCGTCCTGTCCGATTCCGGTGCGGCCGAACGCATCCGAACCCTCACCGACGGACTCGGCGCCCAGGTGATCCTCGACTTCGTCGGCGCACCACCCACCACCGCCACCGCGGCGGCCGCCGCCGGTGTCGCCGCCGACATCACCGTCGTCGGACTCGGCGGCGGCACCGTGCCCGTCGGGTTCGGTTCCCTGCCCTACGAAACCACCGTGACCTCCCCGTACTGGGGGACCCGCACCGAACTGATCGAAGTTCTCGACCTGGCCCGCCAGGGCGAGGTGTCGGTCCACGTCGAGACCTTCGCCCTGGACGAAGCGCCGCTGGCCTACGAGCGCCTGCACGCGGGGCAGATCACCGGACGCGCCGTCATCGTCCCGAACGCCTGA
- a CDS encoding glucose 1-dehydrogenase → MRALTVVPNQPGSLRVEDVPDPVAAPDELLVEAIALGICGTDREIAEGLYGWAPPGRDRLILGHESLGRVRTAPDGSGFTEGDLVVGIVRRPDPVPCGACARGEFDMCRNGRYVERGIKEIDGFGSSAWVIPVDYAVRLDPSLAQVGVLMEPTTVVAKAWDQIEKINGRAWFDPKTVLVTGAGPIGLLAAMLGAQRGLDVHVLDRTTEGPKPGLVRDLGGTFHMGSAAAVAEKIDPDVVIEATGSPAVALQAAEINNPGVIVCLTGVSSPGNDAEVDVGALNRNIVLDNAVVFGSVNANRHHYELAAEALAKADPAWLDRLITRRLPLERALEAFEPGDHADIKVVVDL, encoded by the coding sequence ATGCGTGCTCTGACCGTTGTTCCGAATCAGCCGGGATCGTTGCGCGTGGAGGATGTGCCCGATCCGGTGGCCGCACCGGACGAGTTGCTCGTCGAGGCGATCGCGCTGGGGATCTGCGGCACCGATCGCGAGATCGCCGAGGGCCTCTACGGGTGGGCGCCGCCGGGGCGGGACCGGCTGATCCTGGGGCACGAGTCGCTGGGCCGGGTGCGCACCGCGCCGGACGGAAGCGGTTTCACGGAGGGCGATCTGGTGGTCGGGATCGTGCGCAGGCCCGACCCGGTGCCGTGTGGCGCGTGTGCGCGCGGCGAGTTCGACATGTGCCGCAACGGGCGCTATGTGGAGCGCGGGATCAAGGAGATCGACGGGTTCGGGTCGAGCGCGTGGGTGATCCCGGTCGACTACGCGGTGCGCCTGGATCCGTCGCTGGCCCAGGTGGGGGTGTTGATGGAGCCGACGACGGTGGTGGCCAAGGCGTGGGATCAGATCGAGAAGATCAACGGGCGGGCCTGGTTCGATCCGAAGACGGTGCTGGTCACCGGCGCCGGGCCGATCGGGCTGCTGGCGGCGATGCTCGGCGCGCAGCGGGGACTGGACGTGCATGTGCTCGACCGCACCACCGAGGGACCCAAGCCGGGGCTGGTGCGCGATCTCGGCGGCACCTTCCACATGGGGTCGGCCGCGGCGGTGGCGGAGAAGATCGATCCGGATGTGGTGATCGAGGCGACGGGGTCACCGGCGGTGGCGTTGCAGGCCGCCGAGATCAACAATCCCGGGGTGATCGTGTGCCTGACCGGGGTGTCCTCGCCCGGGAACGACGCCGAGGTCGATGTGGGTGCGCTGAACCGGAACATCGTGCTGGACAACGCGGTGGTGTTCGGGTCGGTCAACGCCAACCGCCACCACTACGAGCTGGCGGCCGAAGCGCTGGCCAAGGCCGATCCGGCGTGGCTGGATCGGCTGATCACCCGGCGGCTGCCGTTGGAGCGGGCGCTCGAGGCGTTCGAGCCGGGTGATCACGCCGATATCAAGGTCGTGGTCGACCTCTGA
- a CDS encoding DsbA family oxidoreductase, which produces MTTRVEIWTDINCPFCYLGKARFEEALAGFEHRDQVEVVHRSFELDPSLPTDETGPVIPRIAAKYGISVDQAAANERAIGAQAAQLGLPYQTSGRDYGNSFDMHRLLHFALEQGKQEALLDALYAGNFAESEPVFADTERLVTLAVRAGLDETAVRDVLADPRAYAEDVRRDEREAAQLGATGVPFFVFDSKYAVSGAQPAEVFTQALTTAWNDRPAPLVTVAEGETCGPDGCPV; this is translated from the coding sequence TTGACCACCAGAGTAGAGATCTGGACCGACATCAACTGCCCGTTCTGCTACCTGGGCAAGGCCCGCTTCGAGGAAGCACTGGCCGGGTTCGAGCACCGCGACCAGGTCGAGGTCGTGCACCGTTCCTTCGAACTCGACCCCAGCCTGCCCACCGACGAGACCGGGCCCGTGATCCCGCGCATCGCCGCCAAATACGGCATCAGCGTCGACCAGGCCGCCGCCAACGAGCGCGCCATCGGCGCCCAGGCCGCCCAGCTCGGCCTGCCCTACCAGACCAGCGGCCGCGACTACGGCAACAGCTTCGACATGCACCGGCTGCTGCACTTCGCCCTCGAGCAGGGCAAGCAGGAAGCGCTGCTGGACGCCCTCTACGCGGGCAACTTCGCCGAATCCGAGCCCGTCTTCGCCGACACCGAACGCCTCGTCACCCTCGCGGTCCGCGCCGGCCTCGACGAGACCGCCGTGCGCGACGTCCTGGCCGACCCGCGGGCCTACGCCGAGGACGTGCGCCGCGACGAACGCGAAGCCGCCCAGCTCGGCGCGACCGGCGTGCCGTTCTTCGTCTTCGACAGCAAATACGCGGTCTCCGGCGCCCAGCCCGCCGAGGTCTTCACCCAGGCGCTGACCACCGCGTGGAACGACCGCCCGGCACCGCTGGTGACCGTCGCCGAGGGCGAGACCTGCGGCCCCGACGGCTGCCCGGTCTGA
- a CDS encoding histidine phosphatase family protein produces the protein MPVSEGLTAPRAVAGLWAVRHAQSAANAWYADPATELRPMRGTDAGMDLTEYGRWQARRLGDWLAGLAAAQQPQLVVCSPYLRTRLTWAVMAEAAATGNRHLRPIRTLVDERLRDREMGVFELHPYKAIRRRSPEEAARRERVGNWVYRPPGGESLADVAVRVRSFLDELDVVAAGQQVLVVTHDAVVLSMRYVLEGMGAPVPDSLEPVPNASVSQWRRDGSRLQLRVWGEVGHLTGAEQAG, from the coding sequence GTGCCGGTGTCCGAGGGATTGACGGCGCCGCGCGCGGTAGCCGGACTGTGGGCGGTGCGGCACGCGCAGAGCGCGGCCAACGCCTGGTACGCGGACCCGGCCACCGAACTGCGCCCGATGCGCGGCACCGACGCCGGCATGGACCTCACCGAGTACGGACGATGGCAGGCTCGACGCCTGGGCGACTGGCTGGCCGGGCTGGCTGCCGCCCAGCAACCACAACTGGTGGTCTGCTCCCCCTATCTGCGCACCCGGCTCACCTGGGCGGTGATGGCCGAGGCCGCGGCCACCGGCAACCGGCATCTGCGCCCGATCCGCACCCTGGTCGACGAGCGGCTGCGCGACCGCGAGATGGGCGTGTTCGAACTGCACCCGTACAAGGCGATCCGCCGGCGCTCCCCTGAGGAAGCCGCCCGCCGCGAACGGGTCGGCAACTGGGTCTACCGGCCGCCGGGTGGGGAGTCGCTGGCCGATGTGGCGGTACGGGTACGCAGCTTCCTCGACGAACTCGACGTGGTCGCGGCCGGACAGCAGGTGCTGGTGGTGACCCACGACGCGGTGGTGCTGTCGATGCGCTACGTCCTCGAGGGCATGGGCGCGCCGGTGCCCGACTCGCTCGAGCCGGTGCCCAACGCGTCGGTGTCGCAATGGCGGCGGGACGGGTCGCGGCTGCAGCTGCGGGTGTGGGGCGAGGTGGGGCACCTGACGGGCGCCGAGCAGGCGGGCTGA
- a CDS encoding Na+/H+ antiporter, with translation MLLVHVAIGLVVLVGSAAALAALARRFGVSEPLVLTLAGVAASYLPMVPQVHLEPEVVLLGLLPPLLYTAALRTSLVDFKDNLRTIASLSVGLVLFTTFAVALVAWWLLPVPFAAAVALGAVVAPPDAVAATAIARRTGMPRSIVTVLEDESLFNDATALVSLRGAIAAMAGAVTVWQIGGDFLLAAVGGAVIGGVIAALLVLLRKRIHDPVLDTTASLLAPFVAYLPAEHFHASGVIAVVTCGMILGHGAQRWQGAASRVAETTNWRTIQFILESAVFLVIGLQVRWIVEGAWSSGLDHTTLLIAAAAVLAAVMLARPIWVCTPVLVARLFGRATEPLGHAAVVSWAGMRGVVTLAAVLLLPASTPQLPVLELLALVVVGGTLLVQGTSLPWLVRLLRLRGPSRAEDALAKADLLQQASSAGLAELDKRIGPDTPEPVIESLRQRLVWRTNAAWERLGRPEAEVVTPTAEYRRLRLAMLGAERDAVLRVRDAGSVDYEVLQHVLARLDLEESMIDRFDEADFEPRTEPLTGATSAEGCAHLEQAPLLREPDEELVCRECVAQGLTWVHLRMCTECGNIGCCESSLGDHASAHFRSAAHPVMRSVEPGEVWRWCYVDEVLG, from the coding sequence ATGCTGCTCGTGCATGTGGCGATCGGCTTGGTGGTACTCGTGGGCTCCGCGGCCGCGCTGGCGGCGCTGGCGCGGCGGTTCGGGGTGTCCGAGCCGCTGGTGCTGACGCTGGCGGGGGTCGCGGCCTCCTATCTGCCGATGGTGCCGCAGGTGCACCTCGAACCGGAGGTGGTGCTGCTCGGTCTGCTGCCGCCGCTGCTGTACACCGCCGCGCTGCGCACCTCGCTCGTCGACTTCAAGGACAACCTGCGCACGATCGCCTCGCTGTCGGTGGGCCTGGTGCTGTTCACCACGTTCGCGGTGGCGCTGGTGGCGTGGTGGCTGCTGCCGGTGCCGTTCGCGGCGGCGGTGGCGCTGGGCGCGGTGGTCGCTCCGCCGGACGCGGTCGCGGCGACGGCGATCGCGCGGCGCACCGGTATGCCGCGCAGCATCGTGACCGTGCTCGAGGACGAGTCGCTGTTCAACGACGCGACCGCGCTGGTGTCGCTGCGCGGGGCGATCGCCGCCATGGCGGGCGCGGTGACGGTGTGGCAGATCGGCGGGGACTTCCTGCTGGCCGCGGTCGGCGGCGCGGTGATCGGCGGTGTGATCGCGGCGCTGCTGGTGCTGCTGCGCAAGCGGATCCACGACCCGGTCCTGGACACCACGGCCTCGCTGCTGGCGCCGTTCGTGGCGTACCTGCCCGCCGAGCACTTCCATGCCTCCGGGGTGATCGCGGTGGTGACGTGCGGGATGATCCTGGGTCACGGCGCCCAGCGCTGGCAGGGCGCGGCCTCGCGGGTCGCGGAGACGACGAACTGGCGCACCATCCAGTTCATTCTGGAGAGCGCGGTCTTCCTGGTCATCGGCCTGCAGGTGCGCTGGATCGTCGAGGGCGCGTGGAGCAGCGGGCTCGACCACACCACCTTGCTGATCGCCGCGGCCGCGGTGCTGGCGGCGGTGATGCTGGCCCGCCCGATCTGGGTGTGCACCCCGGTGCTGGTGGCCCGGCTGTTCGGGCGCGCGACCGAGCCGCTCGGTCATGCCGCGGTGGTGTCGTGGGCGGGCATGCGCGGGGTGGTGACCCTGGCCGCGGTGCTGCTGCTACCCGCCTCGACACCGCAGCTGCCGGTGCTGGAACTGCTGGCGCTGGTGGTGGTCGGTGGCACGCTGCTGGTGCAGGGCACCTCGCTGCCGTGGCTGGTCCGGCTGCTGCGGCTGCGCGGTCCCAGTCGCGCCGAGGACGCGCTGGCGAAAGCCGATCTGCTGCAACAGGCTTCGAGCGCGGGCCTGGCCGAGCTGGACAAGCGGATCGGCCCGGACACCCCCGAGCCGGTGATCGAATCGCTGCGTCAGCGGCTGGTGTGGCGTACCAACGCGGCCTGGGAGCGCCTGGGCAGGCCCGAGGCCGAGGTGGTGACCCCGACCGCGGAGTACCGGCGGCTACGGCTGGCGATGCTGGGCGCCGAACGCGACGCGGTGCTGCGGGTCCGCGACGCCGGATCGGTGGACTACGAGGTGCTGCAGCATGTGCTGGCGCGGCTGGATCTCGAGGAATCGATGATCGACCGGTTCGACGAGGCCGATTTCGAACCGCGCACCGAGCCGCTGACCGGCGCCACGTCCGCGGAGGGCTGCGCGCATCTGGAGCAGGCGCCGCTGCTGCGCGAGCCCGACGAGGAGCTGGTGTGCCGGGAGTGTGTGGCGCAGGGGCTGACGTGGGTGCATCTGCGGATGTGTACCGAGTGCGGCAACATCGGCTGCTGTGAGTCCTCGCTGGGTGATCACGCGAGCGCGCATTTCCGGTCGGCGGCGCATCCGGTGATGCGCAGTGTGGAGCCGGGCGAGGTGTGGCGCTGGTGCTATGTGGACGAGGTGCTGGGCTGA
- a CDS encoding TetR/AcrR family transcriptional regulator translates to MSRVVTKEQYYDTAVAVLAEFGFKGLNIGVLCRRLGVTSGSFYHHFGSWQGFVDTLLEHWENRQMIELRALDVGHGDPDADVRAMSALAGGLEHSAEAALRAWAANDESVHVTVKRVDESRRRTVYRVIDSVVDDSDTAGVVTELGMAMLIGYQQLAATGEPTELDRLLAEYARLIYSHRRQPSTSST, encoded by the coding sequence ATGTCCCGAGTGGTCACCAAGGAGCAGTACTACGACACCGCCGTGGCGGTGCTCGCCGAGTTCGGCTTCAAAGGTCTCAACATCGGGGTGCTGTGCCGTCGCCTCGGGGTCACCAGCGGCTCGTTCTACCACCACTTCGGGTCGTGGCAGGGATTCGTCGACACCCTGCTCGAACACTGGGAGAACCGGCAGATGATCGAGCTACGCGCGCTCGACGTGGGCCACGGCGACCCCGACGCCGACGTGCGGGCCATGTCGGCACTGGCCGGCGGACTCGAGCACAGCGCCGAAGCCGCGCTGCGCGCCTGGGCGGCCAACGACGAATCGGTGCACGTGACGGTCAAACGGGTCGACGAATCCCGCAGGCGTACGGTCTACCGCGTGATCGACAGCGTCGTCGACGACAGCGACACCGCCGGCGTCGTCACCGAACTCGGCATGGCCATGCTGATCGGCTACCAGCAGCTCGCCGCGACCGGCGAACCCACCGAACTGGACCGGCTGCTCGCCGAATACGCGCGGCTGATCTACTCACACCGCCGTCAGCCCAGCACCTCGTCCACATAG